A single window of Usitatibacter rugosus DNA harbors:
- the murJ gene encoding murein biosynthesis integral membrane protein MurJ translates to MNLLRAAASVSAMTLASRITGFIRDTLIAIFFGAGAATDAFTVAFRIPNLLRRLFAEGAFTQAFVPILGEYRAKHGDEKTRELAGKVLGLLSVVLFVATAIGVIAAPLIVYATAAGFAKDAGKFALTVTMLRICFPYIFFISLVSFAAGLLNTFGSFKAPAFTPVLLNVSFIACIVLLSPHLPQPIVALAVAVFLGGVLQLAFLVPFLAHVRQLPRPRWDPKDEGVLRILKLMAPAVLGVSVAQISLVINTQIASYLGDGAVSWLYFADRLMEFPSALLGVALGTVLLPSLVRHHATDDRAAYSRLLDWGLRLSLLLALPAALGLAMLALPLVATLFWHGAFTQHDAYMTRSALIAYGVGLGGLILVKVLAPGFYARQNIRTPVKVAIASLIVTQVFNALLVPYIGHAGLALSISLAAWFNAGWLWFLMRRSGTYVAEPGWAAFLMKLAVALYLMGGALWFSMGRESSWFELAVGPRALKLGLVIALGAATYFAALWLMGIRLRHFSRNP, encoded by the coding sequence ATGAACCTGCTCCGCGCGGCCGCCTCGGTGAGCGCCATGACGCTCGCCTCGCGCATCACCGGCTTCATCCGCGACACGCTGATCGCCATCTTCTTCGGCGCCGGCGCCGCGACCGACGCATTCACCGTCGCGTTCCGCATTCCCAACCTGCTGCGCCGCCTCTTTGCGGAGGGCGCATTCACGCAGGCGTTCGTTCCCATCCTCGGCGAATACCGGGCGAAGCACGGCGACGAGAAGACGCGTGAGCTGGCAGGCAAAGTGCTGGGGCTGCTGTCCGTGGTCCTCTTCGTCGCGACCGCGATCGGCGTGATCGCCGCCCCCCTCATCGTCTACGCCACGGCCGCGGGCTTCGCGAAGGACGCCGGCAAGTTCGCGCTCACGGTGACGATGCTGCGGATCTGCTTCCCGTACATCTTCTTCATCTCGCTCGTCTCGTTCGCCGCGGGGCTGCTCAACACCTTCGGCTCGTTCAAGGCCCCGGCCTTCACGCCGGTGCTGCTGAACGTCTCCTTCATCGCCTGCATCGTGCTGCTCTCCCCGCACCTGCCGCAGCCGATCGTCGCTCTCGCAGTCGCGGTGTTCCTGGGCGGCGTGCTCCAGCTCGCTTTCCTGGTGCCTTTCCTCGCGCACGTGCGCCAGCTCCCGCGCCCGCGCTGGGATCCGAAGGACGAAGGGGTGCTGCGCATCCTCAAGCTCATGGCGCCGGCCGTGCTCGGTGTGTCCGTGGCGCAGATCAGCCTCGTCATCAACACGCAGATCGCTTCGTACCTGGGCGACGGGGCGGTGTCCTGGCTCTATTTCGCCGACCGGCTGATGGAGTTTCCGTCCGCGCTGCTGGGCGTGGCGCTGGGGACCGTGCTGCTCCCCTCGCTCGTCCGGCACCACGCGACCGACGACCGCGCGGCCTACTCGCGCCTGCTGGACTGGGGCCTGCGCCTGTCGCTGCTGCTCGCCCTTCCCGCGGCGCTCGGCCTCGCCATGCTGGCGCTGCCCCTGGTGGCCACGCTTTTCTGGCACGGGGCCTTCACGCAGCACGATGCCTACATGACGCGCAGCGCACTCATCGCGTATGGCGTGGGCCTGGGAGGGCTCATCCTGGTGAAGGTCCTCGCTCCCGGCTTCTACGCGCGCCAGAACATCCGCACGCCCGTCAAAGTGGCCATCGCGTCGCTCATCGTGACGCAGGTGTTCAACGCCCTGCTGGTCCCCTACATCGGCCACGCGGGCCTCGCGCTCTCGATCTCGCTCGCGGCGTGGTTCAACGCGGGCTGGCTCTGGTTCCTGATGCGCCGCTCCGGCACCTACGTGGCCGAGCCGGGCTGGGCCGCGTTCCTGATGAAGCTCGCAGTGGCCCTGTACCTCATGGGCGGGGCGCTCTGGTTCTCCATGGGCCGGGAGTCGTCGTGGTTCGAGCTCGCCGTCGGCCCGCGCGCCCTGAAGCTCGGCCTCGTGATCGCGTTGGGCGCCGCGACGTATTTCGCCGCACTGTGGCTGATGGGCATCCGCCTGCGCCACTTCTCGCGCAACCCGTGA
- a CDS encoding bifunctional riboflavin kinase/FAD synthetase: MRVLRHPRTARRDCAIAIGSFDGVHRGHAEILEHVRTAANGHGLDSAVLTFEPLPREFFSPSTAPARLTSLGEKVALIAEHGIQTMYVQRFNQAFASQEPDQFAWRLRDALGARWVLVGEDFRFGAKRAGDVHKLIELGARLDFHVEVLPDVQDDGEHRISSTRIREALAAGHFPEAARMLGRPYTITGRVQHGAKRGRELGFPTANVRLGRAKPALTGVFAIKCFGAATRGLEGVASLGYNPAVQTGGPATLEAFLFDFQGDLYGRRLTIEFLKKLRDEAPFASLDALRAQIHRDCDEARGYFAAGTR, translated from the coding sequence ATGCGCGTCCTGCGCCATCCCCGGACCGCGCGGCGCGACTGCGCCATCGCGATCGGCAGCTTCGACGGCGTGCACCGCGGCCACGCCGAGATCCTCGAGCACGTGCGCACGGCCGCGAACGGCCACGGGCTCGACAGCGCCGTGCTGACGTTCGAGCCGCTGCCGCGCGAGTTCTTCTCGCCGTCCACCGCGCCGGCCCGCCTCACCTCGCTCGGCGAGAAGGTCGCGCTCATCGCGGAGCACGGCATCCAGACGATGTACGTGCAGCGCTTCAACCAGGCGTTCGCGAGCCAGGAGCCCGATCAATTCGCGTGGCGGCTCCGAGACGCGCTCGGCGCTCGCTGGGTGCTGGTGGGCGAGGACTTCCGCTTCGGCGCCAAGCGTGCGGGTGACGTGCACAAGCTGATCGAGCTCGGCGCCCGCCTCGACTTCCACGTCGAGGTGCTGCCCGACGTGCAGGACGACGGCGAGCACCGCATCTCCTCCACCCGCATCCGCGAAGCGCTCGCGGCGGGTCACTTTCCGGAGGCCGCCCGCATGCTGGGCCGGCCCTACACGATCACGGGCCGCGTCCAGCACGGCGCCAAGCGCGGCCGCGAGCTGGGCTTCCCCACGGCCAACGTGCGGCTCGGGCGGGCGAAGCCGGCCCTGACGGGCGTCTTTGCGATAAAATGCTTCGGTGCAGCAACTCGCGGACTCGAGGGAGTGGCGAGCCTTGGTTACAACCCGGCCGTGCAGACTGGCGGCCCGGCGACACTCGAAGCGTTCCTCTTCGATTTCCAGGGCGACCTCTACGGACGCCGTCTCACCATCGAGTTCCTGAAGAAGCTGCGCGACGAGGCCCCTTTCGCCTCGCTCGACGCGTTGCGTGCGCAGATCCACCGGGACTGCGACGAGGCGCGCGGGTACTTCGCCGCGGGAACGAGATGA
- the argF gene encoding ornithine carbamoyltransferase yields MKHFLRFSDLSVEEVQHLFDRTRTLKERFKNYVVYQPLVDRMLAMVFEKSSTRTRVSFEAGIYQMGGSSIVLNMGETQLGRGEPIEDVARVVTRMVDLVMIRTYEQSILERFAAHSRVPVINGLTNEYHPCQILADAYTFVEQRGPLKGKVVAWVGDANNMLYTWLEAAPLLGFRLRVATPAGYALDPSRVPANAAGLFEAFTDPMRAVEGAHLVTTDVWTSMGFEAETQKRLEAFKGFCVDRAMMARAAPDALFMHCLPAHRGEEVAADVLEGPQSVVWEEAENRMHVQKALMEYLLLGKVES; encoded by the coding sequence ATGAAGCATTTCCTGCGCTTCTCCGACCTCAGCGTGGAAGAGGTGCAGCACCTCTTCGACCGCACGCGCACGTTGAAGGAGCGCTTCAAGAACTACGTCGTGTACCAGCCGCTCGTCGACCGCATGCTGGCCATGGTCTTCGAGAAGAGCTCCACGCGCACCCGCGTCTCGTTCGAGGCCGGCATCTACCAGATGGGCGGCTCGTCCATCGTGCTGAACATGGGCGAGACGCAGCTCGGGCGCGGCGAGCCGATCGAGGACGTGGCGCGCGTCGTCACGCGCATGGTCGACCTCGTGATGATCCGCACCTACGAGCAGTCGATCCTCGAGCGCTTCGCGGCGCACTCGCGCGTGCCGGTGATCAACGGCCTCACCAACGAGTACCACCCCTGCCAGATCCTCGCCGACGCGTACACGTTCGTGGAGCAGCGCGGCCCGCTGAAGGGCAAGGTCGTGGCCTGGGTCGGCGACGCGAACAACATGCTCTACACGTGGCTCGAAGCCGCGCCGCTGCTGGGCTTTCGCCTGCGCGTGGCCACGCCCGCGGGCTACGCGCTCGATCCGTCGCGCGTGCCGGCCAACGCTGCCGGCCTCTTCGAAGCCTTCACCGATCCGATGCGGGCGGTCGAGGGTGCGCACCTGGTCACCACCGACGTGTGGACCAGCATGGGCTTCGAGGCCGAGACGCAGAAGCGCCTCGAGGCCTTCAAGGGGTTCTGCGTGGACCGCGCGATGATGGCGCGCGCCGCCCCCGATGCCCTCTTCATGCATTGCCTCCCCGCGCACCGCGGAGAGGAAGTCGCCGCCGACGTGCTCGAAGGCCCGCAGAGCGTGGTCTGGGAAGAGGCCGAGAACCGCATGCACGTGCAGAAGGCCCTGATGGAGTACCTCTTGCTCGGAAAGGTGGAGTCATGA
- the lspA gene encoding signal peptidase II, translated as MHKPAPPWHRWLWISAAIVVLDLATKAWITHIFQLGETLYVLPFFNLVLAHNTGAAFSFLAGAGGWQRWFFVIVTLGVSAVLVVMLRKSTGNRLLSTALALVLGGAAGNLWDRATMGYVVDFVQVHAAGYYFPAFNVADSAITLGVILLLLDSLRGEPKPQKETP; from the coding sequence ATGCATAAGCCCGCCCCTCCCTGGCACCGCTGGCTCTGGATCAGCGCCGCGATCGTCGTGCTCGACCTCGCCACCAAGGCGTGGATCACGCACATCTTCCAGCTGGGCGAGACGCTCTACGTCCTGCCGTTCTTCAACCTCGTGCTCGCGCACAACACCGGCGCCGCGTTCAGCTTCCTCGCCGGGGCCGGCGGCTGGCAGCGCTGGTTCTTCGTGATCGTGACGCTGGGGGTCTCCGCGGTGCTGGTCGTGATGCTGCGCAAGAGCACCGGCAACCGCCTGCTGTCGACCGCGCTCGCGCTGGTGCTGGGCGGGGCCGCCGGCAACCTGTGGGATCGCGCCACGATGGGCTACGTGGTGGACTTCGTGCAGGTCCATGCCGCGGGCTACTATTTCCCCGCCTTCAACGTCGCCGATTCGGCGATCACCCTCGGGGTCATCCTGCTCCTGCTGGACAGCCTGCGCGGCGAGCCGAAGCCGCAGAAGGAAACGCCATGA
- a CDS encoding aspartate aminotransferase family protein, whose protein sequence is MSASQYVMNTYNPNPVAFARGEGAYLYDTDGKRYLDALAGIAVNGLGYAHPTYTKRMQEQLGKLIHTSNHFRVVEQEALAERVCKLAKMDNAFFANSGAEANECAIKLARLYGHQRAVENASIIVMEKAWHGRTLATLSATGSRKAQAGFEPLMGGFVRVPYNDFAAIERVAEHNQSIVAILLEVLQGEGGIHVANAGYLQKLREICDRKQWLLMIDEVQSGIGRTGKWFAHQWTDVVPDVMPLAKGLGSGVPIGACLARGAAAKVFKPGNHGTTFGGGPFVSLAGLVTLDCIEKEGLLANAAKQGEIIMSGLKRELSGVAGVKDIRGMGLMIGLELDRPCGAIVQKALARALVTNVTADSVIRLVPPLVYQEAQSKELVSILAPLVKEFLAEAPAAAAA, encoded by the coding sequence ATGAGCGCGTCGCAATACGTGATGAATACGTACAACCCCAACCCGGTCGCCTTCGCGCGCGGGGAAGGTGCCTACCTGTACGACACGGACGGCAAGCGTTACCTCGACGCACTGGCGGGCATCGCCGTGAACGGGCTGGGTTATGCCCACCCCACCTACACGAAGCGCATGCAGGAGCAGCTGGGCAAGCTCATCCACACCTCCAACCATTTCCGCGTCGTCGAGCAGGAGGCGCTCGCCGAGCGCGTCTGCAAGTTGGCGAAGATGGACAACGCCTTCTTCGCCAACTCCGGCGCCGAGGCCAACGAGTGCGCCATCAAGCTCGCGCGCCTCTACGGCCACCAGCGCGCCGTCGAGAACGCCTCGATCATCGTGATGGAGAAAGCCTGGCACGGCCGCACGCTCGCCACGCTCTCCGCCACGGGCTCGCGCAAGGCCCAGGCCGGCTTCGAGCCGTTGATGGGCGGGTTCGTGCGCGTGCCCTACAACGACTTCGCCGCCATCGAGCGCGTCGCCGAGCACAACCAGTCGATCGTCGCGATCCTCCTCGAGGTGCTGCAGGGCGAGGGCGGCATCCACGTCGCCAACGCGGGCTACCTGCAGAAGCTGCGCGAGATCTGCGACAGGAAGCAGTGGCTCCTGATGATCGACGAGGTGCAAAGCGGCATCGGGCGCACCGGCAAGTGGTTCGCGCACCAGTGGACCGACGTGGTCCCCGACGTCATGCCGCTCGCCAAGGGCCTGGGCTCGGGCGTGCCGATCGGCGCCTGCCTCGCGCGCGGCGCCGCGGCCAAGGTGTTCAAGCCGGGCAACCACGGCACGACCTTCGGCGGCGGGCCTTTCGTGTCGCTGGCCGGCCTGGTCACGCTCGACTGCATCGAGAAGGAAGGCCTGCTCGCCAACGCGGCGAAGCAGGGCGAGATCATCATGTCGGGCCTGAAGCGCGAGCTCTCCGGCGTCGCCGGCGTGAAGGACATCCGCGGCATGGGCCTCATGATCGGCCTCGAGCTCGACCGTCCGTGCGGCGCCATCGTGCAGAAGGCGCTCGCCCGCGCCCTCGTCACCAACGTCACCGCCGACAGCGTGATCCGCCTCGTGCCGCCGCTCGTCTACCAGGAAGCGCAGTCCAAGGAGCTGGTGTCGATCCTCGCCCCGCTCGTGAAGGAATTCCTCGCCGAGGCGCCCGCAGCCGCAGCGGCATGA
- the ispH gene encoding 4-hydroxy-3-methylbut-2-enyl diphosphate reductase: MTESSEILLAQPRGFCAGVDRAIAIVEKALQMHGAPIYVRHEIVHNKFVVEDLRAKGAVFVEELDEVPAGSTVIFSAHGVSLAVRAEADERGLKVFDATCPLVTKVHVEVSRMREAGREVIMIGHEGHPEAEGTMGQSDSGMYLVDNEEDVAKLQVRDPANLAYVTQTTLSIDDCQRVIAALKKRFPAIVGPKKDDICYATQNRQDAVKFMAPKCDVVIVVGSPNSSNSNRLREVAQNLGREAYLIDKADELKPEWIEGKRTIGVTAGASAPEVLVQDVIHRLQSLGAKRVRELEGITESVTFPLPKSMGRGDNA, encoded by the coding sequence ATGACCGAATCCAGCGAGATCCTGCTCGCCCAGCCGCGCGGCTTCTGCGCCGGCGTCGACCGCGCCATCGCCATCGTCGAGAAGGCCCTGCAGATGCACGGCGCGCCGATCTACGTGCGCCACGAGATCGTGCACAACAAGTTCGTGGTCGAGGATCTTCGCGCCAAGGGTGCGGTCTTCGTCGAGGAGCTGGACGAGGTCCCGGCGGGATCGACCGTCATCTTCTCCGCGCACGGTGTCTCGCTCGCGGTGCGCGCCGAGGCCGACGAACGCGGCCTCAAGGTCTTCGACGCGACCTGCCCGCTGGTGACCAAGGTGCACGTGGAGGTCTCGCGCATGCGGGAGGCCGGCCGCGAAGTCATCATGATCGGCCACGAAGGCCACCCCGAGGCCGAAGGCACCATGGGTCAATCGGATTCCGGCATGTACCTCGTGGACAACGAGGAGGACGTGGCGAAGCTCCAGGTGCGCGACCCGGCGAACCTCGCCTACGTGACGCAGACCACGCTCTCGATCGACGACTGCCAGCGCGTCATCGCCGCGCTGAAGAAGCGCTTCCCCGCGATCGTGGGCCCGAAGAAGGACGACATCTGCTACGCCACGCAGAACCGCCAGGACGCCGTGAAGTTCATGGCGCCCAAGTGCGACGTGGTAATCGTGGTGGGCTCGCCCAACAGCTCGAATTCCAACCGGCTGCGCGAGGTCGCGCAGAACCTGGGGCGCGAGGCCTACCTCATCGACAAGGCGGACGAGCTGAAGCCCGAGTGGATCGAGGGCAAGCGCACCATCGGAGTGACCGCGGGCGCTTCCGCGCCCGAGGTCTTGGTACAGGACGTGATCCACCGCCTGCAATCGCTCGGCGCCAAGCGCGTTCGCGAGCTGGAGGGCATCACGGAATCGGTGACCTTCCCGCTGCCCAAGTCGATGGGCCGCGGCGACAACGCCTGA
- the rpsT gene encoding 30S ribosomal protein S20: MANTKQSAKRARKSIDQRGKNVSLRTALRTAIKKVQVALGTGDAAQASAALNANAATIDRTASRGIIHKNKAARQKSRLAKKVKALSQKS; this comes from the coding sequence ATGGCCAACACCAAGCAGTCTGCAAAGCGCGCCCGCAAGTCCATCGACCAGCGCGGCAAGAACGTGAGCCTCCGTACCGCGCTTCGCACCGCGATCAAGAAGGTCCAGGTTGCCCTGGGCACGGGCGACGCCGCCCAGGCCTCGGCCGCGCTGAACGCCAACGCGGCGACCATCGACCGCACGGCGTCCCGCGGCATCATCCACAAGAACAAGGCCGCGCGACAGAAGTCCCGCCTCGCCAAGAAGGTCAAAGCGCTGTCGCAGAAGTCGTAG
- the ileS gene encoding isoleucine--tRNA ligase — translation MNDTKKTDYKSTLNLPDTPFPMRGDLAKREPAWVKAWHEGGLYHRIREASKGRPKFILHDGPPYANGDIHIGHAVNKVLKDIVVKSKTMAGFDAPYVPGWDCHGLPIEHQIEKKHGRNLEPNEQRRLCRAYAAEQIDKQREDFKRLGVLGDWDHPYRTMDPKTEGGEIRALGRIWKAGLLYRGLKPVNWCIDCHSALAEAEVEYEDKTSPAIDVAFHAADPAHVAKAFGASPVPQKISAVIWTTTPWTLPGNQAIAAHPEFDYELVDTDKGALILAAELREACLKRYGLAVKSVLGRAKGAQLAGLRFQHPFESRIVPMVVGAHVTTEAGTGLVHTAPAHGAEDFDVGVKNDLPLDQPVDDLGRFKSNVPHFAGMSVREAEKPILERLQASGSLLKHEPFRHSYPHCWRHKTPIIFRATVQWFIGMERKTPTGKTLRETAKQAIDATQFFPAWGRPRLEAMIANRPDWTLSRQRNWGTPLPFFLHRETDELHPDTERFVEQAAGLVEKGGVEAWFAATCEDFGVDPKVYRKMTDTVDVWFDSGTTHFTVLRGLADHRWPADMYLEGSDQHRGWFQSSLLSSCAMEGRAPYDALLTHGFVVDGQGRKMSKSIGNVIAPQKVSDTLGAEVIRLWVASTDYSGELYISDEILKRVVESYRRIRNTLRFLLANIADFDPAKDALPVSEWVEIDRYALAMTRAMQAEVTAAYERYEFHAVTQRLQMFCSEDLGGFYLDILKDRLYTTGRDSKPRRAAQSALHAITQVLLRLMAPVLSFTSEEAWSVLHPGKDESIFFHTWKDALPEQAGEAELIARWTRIREIRAILSPKLEEQRAAGTVGSSLQAEVDLGASKDDLALLRSLGDDLRFVTITSQAKVFEAPGELTVGVRPSAFAKCDRCWHYREDVGRDPAHPSICGRCVSNLTGAGEARVHA, via the coding sequence ATGAACGACACGAAGAAGACCGACTACAAGAGCACGCTGAACCTGCCCGACACGCCGTTCCCGATGCGCGGGGACCTGGCCAAGCGCGAGCCGGCGTGGGTGAAGGCCTGGCACGAAGGCGGGCTCTACCACCGCATCCGCGAGGCCTCGAAGGGCCGCCCCAAGTTCATCCTCCACGACGGCCCGCCGTACGCCAACGGCGACATCCACATCGGGCACGCGGTGAACAAGGTCCTGAAGGACATCGTCGTGAAGTCGAAGACGATGGCCGGCTTCGATGCACCCTACGTGCCGGGCTGGGATTGCCACGGGCTGCCGATCGAGCACCAGATCGAGAAGAAGCACGGCCGCAACCTCGAGCCGAACGAGCAGCGCAGGCTCTGCCGCGCCTACGCCGCGGAGCAGATCGACAAGCAGCGCGAGGATTTCAAGCGCCTCGGCGTGCTGGGCGACTGGGATCACCCGTACCGCACCATGGATCCGAAGACCGAGGGCGGCGAGATCCGCGCGCTCGGCCGCATCTGGAAAGCGGGCCTGCTCTACCGGGGCCTCAAGCCCGTGAACTGGTGCATCGACTGCCATTCGGCGCTGGCCGAGGCCGAGGTCGAGTACGAGGACAAGACTTCTCCCGCCATCGACGTCGCGTTCCACGCCGCCGATCCCGCGCACGTGGCGAAAGCCTTCGGTGCGTCGCCCGTGCCGCAGAAGATCTCCGCCGTCATCTGGACCACCACGCCGTGGACGCTTCCGGGCAACCAGGCGATCGCGGCCCATCCCGAGTTCGACTACGAGCTCGTGGACACCGACAAGGGCGCGCTCATCCTCGCCGCGGAGCTGCGCGAGGCCTGCCTCAAGCGCTACGGCCTCGCCGTGAAGTCCGTGCTCGGCCGCGCGAAGGGCGCGCAGCTCGCGGGCCTGCGCTTCCAGCATCCGTTCGAGTCGCGCATCGTGCCGATGGTCGTCGGGGCGCACGTCACCACGGAAGCCGGAACGGGCCTCGTGCACACCGCGCCCGCGCACGGCGCCGAGGACTTCGACGTCGGCGTGAAGAACGACCTGCCGCTCGACCAGCCCGTCGACGACCTCGGCCGCTTCAAGTCGAACGTGCCGCACTTCGCGGGCATGAGCGTGCGCGAAGCCGAGAAGCCGATCCTCGAGCGCCTGCAGGCCTCGGGCTCGCTCCTCAAACACGAGCCCTTCCGCCACAGCTATCCGCACTGCTGGCGCCACAAGACGCCGATCATCTTCCGCGCCACCGTGCAGTGGTTCATCGGCATGGAGAGGAAGACCCCGACGGGCAAGACGCTCCGCGAGACGGCGAAGCAGGCCATCGACGCGACGCAGTTCTTCCCCGCGTGGGGACGCCCGCGCCTGGAGGCGATGATCGCCAACCGCCCCGACTGGACGCTCTCCCGCCAGCGCAACTGGGGCACGCCGCTGCCGTTCTTTTTGCATCGAGAGACCGACGAGCTGCATCCGGACACCGAGCGCTTCGTCGAGCAGGCGGCCGGCCTCGTCGAGAAGGGCGGCGTCGAGGCGTGGTTCGCCGCGACCTGCGAGGATTTCGGCGTCGATCCGAAGGTCTATCGCAAGATGACCGACACCGTGGACGTCTGGTTCGACTCGGGCACGACGCACTTCACGGTGCTGCGCGGCCTCGCCGACCATCGCTGGCCCGCCGACATGTACCTCGAGGGCAGCGACCAGCACCGCGGCTGGTTCCAGTCCTCCTTGCTCTCGTCCTGCGCCATGGAAGGCCGCGCGCCGTACGACGCGCTCCTCACCCACGGCTTCGTCGTCGACGGCCAGGGCCGCAAGATGTCGAAGTCGATCGGCAACGTGATCGCGCCGCAGAAGGTCTCCGATACGCTCGGCGCGGAGGTCATCCGCCTCTGGGTCGCGTCCACCGACTATTCCGGCGAGCTCTATATCTCCGACGAGATCCTGAAGCGCGTGGTGGAGAGCTACCGGCGCATCCGCAACACGCTTCGCTTCCTGCTCGCGAATATCGCCGACTTCGATCCGGCGAAGGACGCGCTGCCGGTCTCCGAGTGGGTCGAGATCGACCGCTACGCCCTCGCCATGACGCGCGCCATGCAGGCCGAGGTCACCGCGGCGTACGAGCGCTACGAGTTCCACGCCGTCACCCAGCGCCTGCAGATGTTCTGCTCGGAGGATCTCGGCGGGTTCTACCTCGACATCCTCAAGGACCGGCTCTACACCACGGGCCGCGATTCGAAGCCGCGCCGCGCCGCGCAGTCCGCGCTGCACGCCATCACGCAGGTGCTGCTGCGCCTCATGGCGCCCGTGCTCTCCTTTACTTCGGAAGAGGCGTGGTCGGTGCTCCATCCCGGAAAAGACGAGAGCATCTTCTTCCACACGTGGAAAGACGCGCTGCCGGAGCAGGCGGGAGAGGCGGAGCTGATCGCCCGCTGGACGCGCATCCGCGAGATCCGCGCCATCCTGTCGCCGAAGCTCGAGGAACAACGCGCAGCAGGCACCGTGGGTTCCTCGCTGCAGGCCGAAGTGGATCTCGGCGCCTCGAAGGACGACCTGGCGCTCCTGCGCTCGCTCGGCGACGATCTGCGCTTCGTGACCATCACGTCGCAGGCGAAGGTGTTCGAGGCCCCGGGCGAGCTCACCGTCGGCGTGCGTCCCAGCGCGTTCGCGAAGTGCGACCGCTGCTGGCACTACCGCGAGGACGTGGGCCGCGATCCGGCGCATCCGTCGATCTGCGGGCGTTGCGTCTCCAACCTCACCGGCGCCGGCGAGGCGCGCGTGCATGCATAA